The Desulfoscipio gibsoniae DSM 7213 genome contains a region encoding:
- a CDS encoding AbrB/MazE/SpoVT family DNA-binding domain-containing protein yields MITELRKKSQITIPRELVSKLGLREGDKLEIIEKDGVIQIMPVVVYPKKYLDELKEEITDIKTKIKSGDQPVFDNVDDLFKQLDSEDIVQQRQNEPTEHRKLHCCQRRDFSINTRACS; encoded by the coding sequence ATGATTACTGAGCTTCGTAAAAAATCTCAAATCACTATTCCACGAGAGTTGGTATCAAAACTTGGTCTAAGAGAAGGAGATAAGCTGGAGATTATTGAAAAAGACGGTGTCATTCAAATCATGCCGGTTGTAGTATATCCCAAAAAATATCTTGATGAATTAAAAGAAGAGATCACAGATATAAAGACTAAGATTAAGTCAGGAGATCAGCCGGTGTTTGATAACGTGGACGATTTATTTAAACAGCTTGATTCTGAGGATATCGTCCAGCAGAGACAGAATGAGCCAACCGAACACCGAAAGTTACACTGCTGCCAAAGGCGGGATTTCAGCATTAACACACGCGCTTGCAGTTAG
- a CDS encoding pyridoxal-phosphate dependent enzyme, which translates to MSFVTNLKCAKCNKHYESEEVQQLCECGGPLVVKYDLEKVKKNFKKEDLKSREPSLWRYWELLPVKDKRNMVTLGEGMTPLIKMDVAGPDIGLNNLYLKDEGIIPSGTFKSRGATVGVSRAKELGIKTLAMPTNGNAGAAWSTYGARAGIKSVIVMPVDAPEITRNECAITGADL; encoded by the coding sequence GTGAGCTTTGTAACTAATTTGAAATGTGCCAAATGTAACAAACACTATGAGAGTGAAGAAGTACAACAGCTTTGTGAATGTGGTGGGCCCCTTGTAGTTAAATATGATTTGGAAAAAGTTAAGAAAAATTTCAAAAAAGAGGACTTAAAGAGTCGTGAGCCAAGTTTGTGGCGCTACTGGGAATTGCTGCCGGTAAAAGATAAAAGGAACATGGTAACTTTGGGTGAAGGCATGACCCCTCTGATTAAGATGGACGTTGCAGGTCCAGATATCGGTTTAAATAACCTCTATTTGAAGGATGAAGGGATTATTCCATCCGGCACCTTTAAATCTAGAGGTGCGACTGTTGGTGTTTCTCGGGCTAAAGAACTAGGTATAAAAACGCTAGCTATGCCCACTAATGGTAATGCAGGCGCAGCCTGGTCTACTTACGGTGCTAGAGCAGGTATAAAATCGGTTATTGTTATGCCCGTAGATGCGCCAGAAATTACCCGTAATGAATGTGCTATAACAGGCGCCGATCTTTAA
- a CDS encoding cache domain-containing protein, with product MNSIRRQLTLLLICFIVILAAVLVTAAVWQIREKAVVAAVEKAKSDLNTFEVILDLKYPGQWYVDDGILYKGNTRINENNEIVDYINRLTGDTCTVFLLDKRVATTVRAVGGQRAIGTAASDVVKQVVLQNGGMYTGEADVIGEIYQAAYKPIRDSNSNIIGMIYVGAPHEFYRQLLYGTLKNLSFVIVCLIILFSVAIRLYVELKIVRPLRELTRDTREISAHPMQSVNPVIASGPSEIRELVKAFNQMVENFSDLRRQLLTPYVQEAAGKNEISPVPDKESPLAVEPTPSSDGPVPNEGSQSDKYLQSMLPKGLNQVTLNQVVAFMDQEDAYFTAEEVSEHINVTRVTAMRYLDFLVDQGHLKLDLRYGSVGRPVKIYKKKLKGAGQEN from the coding sequence ATGAATTCAATACGTCGTCAGCTAACATTACTGTTAATCTGTTTTATAGTCATACTTGCCGCCGTCCTTGTTACGGCTGCGGTCTGGCAGATCCGGGAGAAGGCAGTGGTCGCTGCGGTTGAAAAGGCAAAAAGCGATCTTAATACTTTTGAGGTGATTTTGGACTTAAAATATCCCGGGCAGTGGTATGTGGACGATGGCATCTTGTATAAGGGGAATACACGCATTAATGAAAATAATGAAATTGTTGACTATATTAATCGGTTAACCGGGGATACATGTACAGTTTTTCTATTAGATAAGCGGGTCGCTACAACGGTACGGGCTGTGGGCGGTCAACGAGCCATTGGCACAGCCGCATCCGATGTGGTAAAACAAGTGGTACTGCAGAACGGCGGTATGTATACGGGGGAGGCTGATGTTATTGGGGAGATCTACCAGGCCGCCTATAAGCCTATCCGCGATAGCAACAGCAACATCATCGGAATGATTTATGTGGGTGCTCCCCACGAATTTTACCGACAGCTGCTTTACGGCACATTGAAGAACCTGAGTTTTGTCATCGTATGTCTGATTATCCTGTTTTCAGTGGCCATCCGGCTCTACGTTGAATTAAAAATTGTCCGGCCTTTAAGGGAATTAACCCGGGATACCCGGGAGATCTCCGCCCACCCCATGCAGAGTGTCAACCCGGTTATAGCGTCCGGCCCCTCTGAGATCAGGGAATTGGTCAAGGCGTTTAATCAAATGGTGGAAAACTTCTCCGATTTGAGGCGGCAGCTTTTAACGCCATACGTCCAGGAGGCTGCCGGCAAAAATGAAATATCCCCGGTCCCGGATAAAGAATCACCGCTGGCCGTTGAGCCGACTCCTTCCTCTGATGGGCCGGTCCCGAATGAGGGTTCTCAGTCCGATAAATACCTGCAGAGTATGTTGCCGAAAGGGTTGAATCAGGTAACATTAAACCAGGTGGTTGCTTTCATGGATCAAGAAGACGCCTACTTTACAGCGGAAGAAGTTTCGGAACATATCAATGTGACAAGGGTTACGGCTATGCGATATCTGGATTTTCTGGTTGATCAAGGCCACCTTAAACTGGACTTGAGATACGGATCCGTAGGCCGTCCGGTAAAAATTTATAAGAAAAAACTCAAAGGGGCGGGCCAAGAGAACTGA
- a CDS encoding SLC13 family permease yields MANGTITSTVSVKTKNENLINLNLKEAGLNKYSVPGFILSWLIFAVVLALVPTSEGLTAEGRASLAVMGWVTTIWLTSALPLSISGLGIPILLMLTGAMPTIPEAFGGFTQNVTYLILGCFVLAAVMQTTGLDRRISLGIVSKVKPKVGSVLKGLMGAHLITAILVPATNARGAVFLPIVSGLNNLFDKEGEGARARKAMTMVGIGFASLASGIILLHSHMSNVIITQTINQAVGENIITWDTWAWMNWPLLGILVILYFWVNWVLKTKNIEVPGGMDEVKRQKDALGKMSFTEWVVLVAFSLAIIMWATEKIHGLSMAVISLGVIMLLFIPGLTNLSWKKVQSNTIWGTWLLLCGSLSLVSAFGKTGVDTWLASYLVGIAPAWGWIGVTLFICIVVQFLRLGIVSNVAAVTLFAPIVAAMAPMLDLNTVAFTMAVLNVDSYAFILPISVTACLIAYGTEEFSFMEFVKVGAPLTLMVILYMVFVMLPWYAFCGYPIWVPMN; encoded by the coding sequence TTGGCCAATGGTACGATTACCAGTACAGTTTCTGTCAAAACAAAAAATGAAAACCTAATTAACTTAAACCTTAAAGAAGCGGGGCTGAATAAGTACTCCGTGCCTGGATTTATTCTTTCCTGGCTAATCTTCGCAGTGGTGTTAGCGTTGGTTCCCACTTCTGAAGGGCTTACAGCCGAAGGGCGGGCTTCATTGGCTGTTATGGGATGGGTCACAACAATTTGGTTAACCAGTGCACTACCCTTGAGTATTTCAGGCCTCGGCATTCCAATACTATTAATGTTAACCGGAGCTATGCCAACGATTCCGGAAGCCTTTGGTGGTTTTACGCAAAACGTTACCTATTTAATCTTGGGCTGTTTTGTTTTAGCTGCGGTGATGCAGACCACCGGTTTAGATAGGCGGATTTCATTAGGTATAGTTTCGAAAGTTAAACCTAAGGTCGGTAGTGTGCTTAAAGGTTTGATGGGAGCACACTTGATAACAGCCATACTTGTTCCGGCAACCAATGCCAGAGGGGCTGTATTCTTACCAATCGTTTCCGGTCTAAACAATCTTTTTGATAAAGAAGGTGAAGGTGCCAGGGCCAGAAAGGCCATGACCATGGTGGGTATTGGATTTGCATCGCTGGCCTCCGGCATAATACTGCTGCACAGCCATATGTCCAATGTCATTATCACCCAAACTATTAACCAGGCAGTGGGTGAAAATATTATCACCTGGGATACCTGGGCTTGGATGAACTGGCCGCTTCTCGGAATTTTGGTGATTCTCTACTTCTGGGTAAACTGGGTTTTAAAAACAAAAAACATTGAAGTGCCTGGTGGTATGGATGAAGTAAAACGGCAAAAAGATGCACTTGGCAAAATGTCCTTTACAGAATGGGTCGTTTTGGTAGCGTTCTCCCTGGCGATCATAATGTGGGCTACCGAAAAAATACATGGTTTGAGTATGGCAGTGATAAGTCTTGGTGTAATAATGCTATTATTCATCCCCGGCTTAACAAACCTCTCGTGGAAGAAAGTGCAATCGAACACCATTTGGGGTACCTGGTTGCTGCTCTGCGGTTCACTTTCATTAGTAAGCGCTTTTGGTAAAACGGGAGTTGACACCTGGTTAGCATCATATCTAGTGGGAATAGCTCCCGCCTGGGGTTGGATTGGGGTTACACTGTTCATTTGCATAGTGGTGCAATTTCTCCGGCTTGGCATTGTCAGTAATGTTGCTGCGGTGACACTTTTTGCCCCGATAGTGGCGGCGATGGCACCAATGCTGGATTTAAACACAGTTGCATTTACTATGGCAGTACTAAATGTAGATAGCTATGCGTTTATTCTACCAATTTCAGTGACTGCTTGTTTAATTGCCTACGGTACTGAAGAATTTAGCTTTATGGAATTTGTTAAAGTAGGTGCACCCTTAACATTGATGGTTATTCTCTACATGGTGTTTGTAATGCTACCCTGGTATGCCTTCTGTGGATATCCAATTTGGGTGCCCATGAATTAA
- a CDS encoding 4Fe-4S binding protein, with the protein MPPVIDKEKCIGCGACEEICPGDLMEIDEHENKAFCRANRDCWDCMACVKECPNGAIETRIPYQLGYYPAKLIPKKREKEIEWTIIDINANVEKLIVETRNK; encoded by the coding sequence ATGCCACCAGTAATAGATAAGGAAAAATGTATAGGTTGTGGAGCATGTGAGGAAATTTGCCCGGGGGACTTAATGGAAATAGATGAGCATGAAAATAAAGCATTCTGCCGCGCCAACAGAGATTGCTGGGATTGCATGGCTTGTGTTAAAGAATGTCCTAACGGGGCAATTGAAACCAGAATTCCGTATCAATTGGGCTACTATCCGGCAAAATTAATTCCTAAGAAGCGGGAAAAAGAGATTGAGTGGACTATTATCGATATTAACGCTAACGTAGAAAAGCTTATTGTAGAGACTCGTAACAAATAA
- a CDS encoding sensor histidine kinase yields MRLSFIQKDMPYVITAFLLIQAFSILLASRVVNFHSQQITLLGIMIPIVALINFAIVLAAVYWLNNMFTLNKILTTMNENLKILRSERHDFINHLMSIHGLIAADEYKSVIDYIKLVNQDYRNNSQMLNISNLYLRTLLQKKKDESESLGIKFKLVVTSRLTHFKMDPKSITVVFGNLLDNAIDAVKDSTGKKQITFEINELKFQYVFIVSDSGEPIKPEVREKMFEVGYSTKGENRGYGLELIKRAIIKNQGQLVFDDSNEKQFKVLIPKTEREF; encoded by the coding sequence ATGAGATTGTCATTTATACAAAAGGACATGCCTTATGTAATTACTGCATTTCTGTTAATTCAGGCTTTCTCTATCTTGCTTGCAAGTAGAGTAGTAAACTTTCATAGCCAGCAAATAACATTATTAGGGATAATGATTCCTATAGTGGCTTTAATTAACTTTGCTATCGTACTGGCAGCAGTTTACTGGTTAAATAATATGTTTACGCTTAATAAAATACTAACAACTATGAACGAAAATTTAAAAATATTACGTTCAGAACGACATGATTTTATTAATCACTTGATGTCTATCCATGGTCTAATAGCTGCCGATGAATATAAATCTGTAATTGATTATATTAAACTTGTAAACCAGGACTATCGTAACAATAGCCAAATGTTAAATATTAGCAATTTATATCTACGGACACTCTTACAAAAAAAGAAAGACGAATCGGAGTCCCTGGGAATTAAATTTAAACTTGTTGTAACAAGTAGATTAACTCACTTTAAAATGGACCCAAAATCAATTACTGTAGTATTTGGAAATTTGTTAGACAATGCTATTGACGCAGTAAAAGATAGTACAGGTAAAAAGCAAATTACATTTGAAATAAACGAGCTTAAATTTCAATACGTTTTCATTGTTTCTGATTCAGGAGAGCCAATAAAACCAGAGGTACGGGAAAAAATGTTTGAGGTAGGTTATTCGACTAAAGGAGAGAACAGGGGATATGGATTGGAACTCATAAAAAGAGCAATTATAAAGAACCAAGGTCAATTAGTCTTTGACGATAGCAATGAAAAACAATTCAAGGTTTTAATACCAAAAACCGAAAGGGAGTTCTAA
- a CDS encoding adenylyl-sulfate reductase subunit alpha: MARAKLPKNINQIEEVRIDTDILIIGAGNAGCFAGIEAKRVNPELKVTLIEKAHIDRSGCLAGGMDAINTYIKKDRTIEDFVRWSRSQAGGLLREDLTISMAEVLNKPIEEWEEWGMPIKYEEDGDEYKTRGKWDITIRGAEMKVILAEKTREVGCEILNRVVFTNYLVDGEKVVGAIGFGVRDGKLYIVRAKSTLIATGGAAGLYKPYQNDGNDSHHQLWYCPFNVGTGYAAGIRAGAEMTTFEMRWCATRTKDFNGPIDTISVGYKTPMVNCKNEQILNTRYAHLGGDAAPRFIRANLPMDEWREGRGPCYVDTTHMTPDQIRDMKMDYLNERPSYVLFLAGRGQDLSKEPIEIYGSDPYIVGGHTASGYWVDVKRQTTLPGLYACGDVAGGTPNKFVGGCAAEGLLAARAAAKNAANVELGQVTVEQIKKEKERIFAPGFRQQTVGDGVKPREMEERLQRLMDEYAGGVHQFFRMNKEGLAYALRHIRMMKDQMQYLVAKDLHELMEAHEIIDRLDVAEVLVHHLSYREETRWPGWQTRADFPEKNDEKFDCFVNSRYNPKTGEIEMFTRPYEQIISGDRLKA; this comes from the coding sequence TTGGCTAGAGCAAAATTGCCTAAAAACATTAACCAAATTGAAGAAGTACGTATAGATACAGATATTCTAATTATTGGTGCAGGTAATGCCGGCTGCTTTGCCGGTATCGAGGCCAAGCGGGTAAACCCTGAGTTAAAAGTAACCCTGATTGAAAAGGCTCATATTGACCGCAGCGGTTGCCTGGCCGGTGGTATGGATGCCATTAATACCTACATTAAAAAAGATCGTACCATTGAAGATTTTGTTCGTTGGAGTCGTTCCCAGGCAGGTGGTTTACTAAGAGAAGATTTAACCATCAGTATGGCTGAAGTTTTGAACAAGCCAATTGAAGAGTGGGAAGAATGGGGCATGCCCATTAAATATGAAGAAGATGGTGACGAATATAAAACCCGGGGTAAGTGGGATATTACCATTAGAGGAGCCGAAATGAAAGTAATTTTGGCTGAAAAAACAAGAGAAGTAGGCTGCGAAATTCTAAACCGGGTTGTATTTACTAACTATTTAGTTGACGGGGAAAAAGTTGTTGGAGCCATTGGTTTTGGTGTCAGAGACGGCAAGTTGTATATAGTTAGAGCTAAATCAACCCTTATTGCTACCGGTGGGGCCGCCGGATTATATAAGCCCTATCAAAATGATGGTAACGACAGTCACCACCAGTTGTGGTACTGCCCATTTAACGTAGGTACCGGTTACGCTGCCGGAATTCGTGCCGGTGCGGAAATGACCACTTTTGAGATGCGCTGGTGCGCAACCAGAACTAAAGACTTTAACGGTCCCATTGATACAATTTCCGTAGGTTATAAAACACCAATGGTTAACTGTAAAAATGAACAAATTCTGAATACCCGCTACGCCCATCTGGGTGGCGACGCGGCACCCAGGTTCATTAGAGCTAACCTGCCTATGGATGAGTGGCGTGAAGGAAGAGGTCCCTGTTACGTAGACACCACCCACATGACTCCGGACCAGATTCGTGACATGAAAATGGATTACCTAAATGAACGTCCTAGTTATGTATTGTTCTTAGCTGGGCGGGGACAGGATCTATCCAAGGAACCGATTGAAATTTATGGTTCAGATCCGTATATTGTCGGTGGACACACTGCCAGTGGTTATTGGGTGGATGTAAAGAGACAAACTACCTTGCCGGGTTTATATGCCTGCGGTGATGTGGCCGGCGGTACTCCGAATAAGTTTGTAGGTGGTTGTGCTGCAGAAGGTCTGCTGGCCGCAAGGGCGGCAGCGAAAAATGCTGCTAATGTTGAATTGGGGCAAGTTACCGTCGAACAGATTAAAAAAGAAAAAGAAAGAATCTTTGCCCCTGGCTTTAGGCAGCAAACCGTTGGTGATGGTGTTAAGCCAAGGGAAATGGAAGAAAGACTGCAGCGTCTAATGGATGAGTATGCAGGTGGGGTTCATCAATTCTTCCGCATGAATAAGGAAGGTTTGGCATATGCCCTGCGTCATATTCGGATGATGAAGGATCAAATGCAATATTTGGTTGCCAAAGACTTGCACGAACTAATGGAGGCACATGAAATTATTGATAGATTGGATGTTGCCGAAGTGCTGGTGCATCACCTGTCCTATCGTGAAGAAACCAGATGGCCGGGTTGGCAAACAAGAGCGGACTTTCCGGAAAAGAATGACGAAAAGTTTGATTGCTTCGTAAACTCTCGCTATAACCCGAAGACAGGTGAAATTGAAATGTTTACACGCCCCTATGAACAAATTATCTCGGGGGATAGATTAAAAGCATAA
- a CDS encoding Crp/Fnr family transcriptional regulator: MSKLILTDKEQEKLNSISSIINYPKGQIIFTSGQRTNEVYYIKSGWVRIYRTVSDGRQVAVALRYPGDFIGLAEIFSGTERECCAEAMDNVYIQVVYGNEFKKLLLQNPEFSAKINELLGKRLREAHNAMHDFISNQAQGRLALILKRMSENSGELDGDYIGVNLKVTQVELACMIGTARQTISHLINLFKEDGCIIFDGREIVAVNLKKLQSWIE, translated from the coding sequence GTGTCAAAACTTATTTTAACAGACAAGGAACAAGAAAAACTAAACTCAATCAGTTCAATAATCAATTACCCAAAAGGACAAATAATATTTACATCAGGGCAGAGAACTAATGAGGTCTATTATATTAAAAGTGGGTGGGTTAGGATTTACCGCACTGTAAGTGACGGGCGCCAGGTAGCTGTGGCACTGCGCTACCCTGGAGATTTTATTGGTCTAGCTGAAATATTCAGTGGTACAGAGCGGGAATGTTGTGCGGAAGCCATGGATAACGTTTATATTCAAGTAGTTTACGGTAATGAGTTTAAAAAGTTGTTGTTACAGAACCCGGAGTTTTCAGCTAAAATTAACGAGTTACTGGGTAAAAGGCTGCGAGAAGCTCATAACGCTATGCACGATTTTATCAGTAATCAGGCACAAGGCCGTCTAGCATTAATACTCAAAAGGATGTCAGAAAATTCCGGTGAATTAGATGGCGACTATATCGGGGTAAATTTAAAGGTAACCCAGGTGGAGTTGGCTTGCATGATCGGGACCGCCCGGCAAACAATTTCTCACTTAATAAACCTTTTTAAAGAGGATGGGTGTATAATATTTGACGGTAGAGAGATAGTAGCGGTGAATCTTAAAAAACTTCAATCCTGGATTGAGTAG
- the tatA gene encoding twin-arginine translocase TatA/TatE family subunit has protein sequence MFGGIFQPTHLVLILVVVLIIFGPGKLPDVGKAMGKSLREFRRATSSALEEEEKDKKPQVVPAQETTQTK, from the coding sequence ATGTTCGGCGGTATTTTTCAACCGACTCACTTGGTTTTAATCCTGGTTGTGGTGCTCATTATTTTTGGACCGGGCAAACTGCCCGATGTCGGGAAAGCCATGGGCAAGTCGTTAAGAGAATTCAGAAGGGCTACTTCATCCGCCCTGGAAGAGGAAGAAAAAGACAAGAAACCGCAGGTAGTACCGGCTCAGGAAACCACTCAAACAAAGTAA
- a CDS encoding RidA family protein: MRRADFQARIKKIEIANKVLADGWLQTSRVQLDEIEAIKTDQAPEAIGPYSQAVKVGNFMFISGQIPIDPATGEVVEEDVQVQTKQCIINIEAICKKAGAELNDVIKTTVFVKDMSQFAKVNETYGEFFTNEAPARACVEVSCLPKNVLVAIEAIVLVK, encoded by the coding sequence ATGCGCAGAGCGGACTTTCAAGCGCGGATAAAAAAGATTGAAATTGCCAACAAAGTGCTGGCCGACGGGTGGTTGCAAACCAGTCGGGTGCAGCTGGACGAGATAGAAGCAATTAAAACGGACCAGGCTCCTGAGGCAATTGGACCATACTCACAGGCTGTAAAGGTTGGTAATTTTATGTTTATTTCCGGGCAGATACCTATTGACCCTGCTACCGGGGAGGTTGTAGAAGAGGATGTGCAGGTACAAACTAAACAATGCATTATTAATATAGAAGCGATTTGTAAAAAAGCTGGTGCAGAATTAAACGATGTTATAAAAACTACGGTATTTGTAAAAGATATGTCTCAATTTGCAAAAGTAAATGAAACTTATGGTGAGTTCTTCACTAATGAAGCGCCGGCCCGGGCATGTGTTGAGGTATCTTGTTTGCCAAAAAATGTATTGGTTGCAATTGAAGCAATAGTTCTCGTTAAATAA
- a CDS encoding accessory gene regulator ArgB-like protein, with amino-acid sequence MSIHTWSIALAEHICGELNNQKGGPSKAVVAYGLEIIIEALIKIIAFILVPFALGILKPFLIAYFTAGILKLSSGGYHCSAYYRCLITTLLVFSAIAFLAIYLPQNIPAFEITVASLLIALVVFIKLVPVDVPEKPIISAKRRKVLRILSMLKLIALFMVLVIYQPGHDVMLAICLSVLFHVFTLTMPGRGLLNWLDNII; translated from the coding sequence ATGTCGATCCATACTTGGTCTATTGCACTGGCAGAGCATATCTGTGGAGAGCTAAATAATCAAAAGGGCGGCCCTTCAAAAGCTGTTGTAGCATACGGACTGGAAATAATAATCGAGGCCTTAATCAAGATAATAGCTTTTATTCTAGTTCCTTTTGCATTAGGTATTCTAAAGCCATTTTTAATTGCTTATTTTACAGCCGGCATTTTAAAACTCTCATCCGGTGGATACCATTGTTCCGCTTATTACAGGTGCCTGATAACGACATTGCTGGTCTTTAGCGCGATTGCATTCTTAGCGATATATCTACCACAAAACATACCGGCTTTTGAGATTACCGTGGCCTCACTGTTAATTGCTCTGGTAGTATTCATTAAGTTGGTACCAGTGGATGTTCCGGAGAAGCCAATTATTAGTGCAAAAAGAAGAAAAGTTTTAAGAATACTATCAATGTTAAAATTAATTGCATTATTTATGGTTTTGGTTATTTACCAACCAGGCCATGATGTTATGTTGGCTATCTGTCTATCTGTGCTATTCCATGTTTTTACTCTAACCATGCCCGGACGCGGGCTGCTAAATTGGTTAGATAATATTATCTAA
- a CDS encoding cyclic lactone autoinducer peptide translates to MKKHIYSLIVSLASVVAFMGIYPTSWFGYHQPEIPKELVK, encoded by the coding sequence ATGAAAAAGCATATATACAGTTTGATTGTAAGCCTGGCCAGTGTTGTAGCTTTTATGGGGATATATCCGACCTCTTGGTTTGGGTATCACCAGCCTGAGATACCAAAAGAATTGGTTAAGTAA